Proteins from a single region of Argopecten irradians isolate NY unplaced genomic scaffold, Ai_NY scaffold_0819, whole genome shotgun sequence:
- the LOC138313656 gene encoding uncharacterized protein: MYFIKVIFSILGRMEDKRMTNILSKLSLEHVCHRFQKEKITPDIVGKLSSSELESLGVSNASDMMKLRTESIKYGHAPPAKVTRNGKQAYDIPQDTLESLLDNGFQISEISQIFQVSESTIYRRMSKYNLSKLSFSDISDVQLDEKTEKISQEFPLCGENMIKQMLCQQGIKVQRWRLRDSLHRIDSEGVMARRKGRLHRRIYNVMSPNHLWHIDTNHKLIRWRFVVVGGIDGFSRRVMFLKCCDNNKSETVYQCFLSGVSEYGIPYRVRSDKGLENIDVANFMILNRGPTGMITGRSTHNQRIERLWRDVFEGVLSFFYNLFYLMEDQGILDCLDSAHLQALHYTYRGEINRRLCIWAKAWDAHRMRTTKTSPQALWIAGQMQNLMGDDVSEQDLEHYGVERASNVSQEMEENERPIFSPLSNMNDVCVQMLSQEVASPRFDVNFAIEDYQSSLRVIRLYNS, translated from the coding sequence atgtattttataaaagttatattttctATTCTAGGTAGAATGGAAGACAAACGGATGACTAATATTCTATCAAAATTATCACTGGAACATGTGTGCCACCGTTTTCAAAAAGAGAAGATAACTCCCGATATTGTTGGGAAACTCTCATCATCAGAGCTTGAAAGCTTAGGTGTTTCTAATGCCTCAGACATGATGAAACTTCGAACTGAATCAATCAAATATGGTCATGCTCCCCCTGCCAAAGTTACACGTAACGGTAAACAAGCATATGATATTCCTCAAGATACCCTGGAGAGTCTGTTGGACAACGGATTCCAGATATCTGAAATATCCCAAATATTTCAGGTTTCAGAAAGTACAATTTATCGTAGGATGAGCAAGTATAATTTGAGTAAACTGTCTTTTAGTGACATTTCAGATGTACAATTAGatgaaaaaactgaaaaaattaGCCAGGAGTTTCCTTTATGTGGTGAAAATATGATTAAGCAGATGTTGTGTCAACAAGGTATTAAAGTGCAGAGATGGCGCCTCCGGGATTCATTGCACCGCATAGACTCTGAAGGTGTTATGGCACGACGAAAAGGACGTCTGCACAGACGTATATACAACGTAATGTCACCTAATCACTTGTGGCATATAGACACAAACCATAAACTTATTAGATGGAGATTTGTAGTTGTCGGTGGAATTGATGGCTTCAGTAGGAGAGTTATGTTCTTAAAATGCTGCGACAATAACAAATCTGAAACTGTATACCAGTGTTTTTTGTCTGGTGTGTCCGAATATGGTATACCTTATAGAGTTCGCTCAGACAAAGGTTTAGAAAATATAGACGTTGCTAACTTCATGATCTTAAACAGAGGACCAACAGGAATGATTACCGGAAGGAGCACCCATAATCAACGTATAGAGCGTTTGTGGAGGGATGTGTTTGAAGgtgttttaagttttttttacaaCTTATTTTACCTGATGGAAGATCAAGGAATCTTGGACTGCTTAGACAGTGCTCATTTACAAGCtcttcattatacatacagaggTGAAATTAACAGGAGATTGTGTATTTGGGCTAAGGCTTGGGATGCTCACAGAATGAGAACGACAAAGACTTCCCCACAAGCATTGTGGATTGCTGGTCAAATGCAAAACCTGATGGGTGATGATGTAAGTGAACAAGATTTAGAGCACTATGGTGTAGAAAGGGCAAGTAATGTTTCGCAAGAAATGGAGGAAAACGAAAGGCCAATATTTAGTCCTTTATCAAATATGAATGATGTGTGTGTGCAGATGCTGTCACAGGAAGTTGCTTCTCCTCGCTTTGATGTCAATTTTGCCATTGAAGATTACCAAAGTTCATTGAGAGTGATACGTTTATACAACAGTTGA